Sequence from the Gadus chalcogrammus isolate NIFS_2021 chromosome 21, NIFS_Gcha_1.0, whole genome shotgun sequence genome:
agaagaatcccatgatgcactctgaCTCGTTTGTTTAGTTACTTATTAAGTGACAACTTGACTGAACTCGAAGCCTGCAGGCCGAATACATCTGGGTTACTGGGTCTAGTCCAACCGGAAGTTCAGTTTCACCACCACCGCTCACAGTTCACTTTACATCACCAACACTTACGGCTTAATCCCGGAAACCCTAACTCTAAGACACTTTACATGACATCACTtgcactaacactaaccctgacaTGCAGCACTGAGACGCAGGATTTGCGTGAGTGTGAAAAAACGAAGCCTTCTGGCAATCCTTGGTTTGTTTAGTTCTGTTGACTCGGCCGGGAGTCAGCCCCGCGTTCCCGATACCTcacgggaggaggggaggaggggggtgggggaggagggtagAAGGTAGGTGGTGGGAGGGTAGGTGAGTAGGAGGTAGCAGAGTAGGAGGGTCGGAGGGTCGGACCAGCGGCTCGCTCGCCTCCCGTTGGCTGCTTTGTACACGTCAGCAGTCGGCGTGCTTCCTGCTGAAGATGGGTCGGACTCCTTCCATCCTCTTCCTGGTTTCCACTTCTCGCTCGTCACACGTCTTTTCGGTGAGTTCAAACTCCGGTAAACATGCTCATGGAGTTACCTTACTACCACTGCTCACCAACACCGCGGACCGGGTTTGTATCACAGGAATCGCACCGCAGAGCAGAAGGAGACGGACCGCTGTGGACCGGCTGGTGAGACGCTGTGGACCGGCTGGTGAGACGCTGTGGAGCCCGCGTCGCTGCTGTCATTCCGGCCTCAGAACTCGGGTGACACAACGTGACCAAGACGGCAAGTTTACCATGAATACCATGAACACGATGTCGATACGAGGGTGAAGCCGAGCCGACAGTCGTGTGTTTAGACCCGGTCTCTGCTGGTCCTCGGCGGTCATGAGGTTCCGTATGGTGCGGCGCAAGGCGCTGGCGCTGCTGGGGGTCTCGCTGGTCATCGGGACGCTGCTGTTCTCCACCCGGGTGCTGTTTCTGTCCGACCCGGAGACAACTGACCCCATCAGCTTCAGAGACAGCCACGTCTCGCAGTCCGAAGAGATGGTCAAACTGAACTTCGCCTCCCCGTCTGAATTGGCTGACTCTGTTTTGAACGCGGATTACCAGCAGTTCGTTTTGAACGCAGACCGGTTCCCGGAGGAGCCccagctggtgctggtggtccaGGTCCACAACCGGCCGGACTACCTGCGCCTGCTGGTCAGGTCTCTGGAGAGTGCCGCAGAGGTCCAGGGCTTCCTGGTCATCTTCAGCCACGACTACTTCTCCGAGGAGATCAACTCCATCGTGCAAGGGATCACTTTCTGCAAGGTCATCCAGATCTACTTCCCCTACAGCACCCAGCTCTACCCCGACTCCTTCCCCGGCCACGACCCCAAGGACTGCCCCCGGGACGCGGCCCGGGACCAGGCCGTGAGGTCGGGCTGCCTGAACGCGGAGCACCCCGACTCCTACGGCCACTACCGCGAGGCGGCCATCACTCAGACCAAGCACCACTGGTGGTGGAAGATGCACTTTGTGTGGGAGCGGGTGGGCGCCGTGCAGGGCTACCACGGCTTCGCCGTGTTCCTGGAGGAGGACCACTACCTGCTGCCCGACTTCTACCACCACTACCGCGCCATGGCGGCCTACCGCGCCGCCAGCTGCCCCGACTGCGACGTGCTGGCGCTGGGGAACCACAAGGTGCCGGACGGCGGCTTCGGCGGCCACTCGGACCGGCTGCAGACGGCCAGCTGGGAGTCCACCAAGCACAACATGGGCCTGGCGCTCTCCCGCGAGGTGTACTACAAGCTGATGGGCTGCAACGAGGCCTTCTGCACCTACGACGACTACAACTGGGACTGGACCCTGCAGCAC
This genomic interval carries:
- the LOC130374260 gene encoding alpha-1,6-mannosyl-glycoprotein 2-beta-N-acetylglucosaminyltransferase, with the protein product MRFRMVRRKALALLGVSLVIGTLLFSTRVLFLSDPETTDPISFRDSHVSQSEEMVKLNFASPSELADSVLNADYQQFVLNADRFPEEPQLVLVVQVHNRPDYLRLLVRSLESAAEVQGFLVIFSHDYFSEEINSIVQGITFCKVIQIYFPYSTQLYPDSFPGHDPKDCPRDAARDQAVRSGCLNAEHPDSYGHYREAAITQTKHHWWWKMHFVWERVGAVQGYHGFAVFLEEDHYLLPDFYHHYRAMAAYRAASCPDCDVLALGNHKVPDGGFGGHSDRLQTASWESTKHNMGLALSREVYYKLMGCNEAFCTYDDYNWDWTLQHLSGTCIAKPLKVLAALGSRVLHTGDCGLHQKKEECRPELAARRVEEVLQRVKGSLFPASLSLSGGEKVEHRPHVKNGGWGDLRDHVLCKNYARRL